One Fontisphaera persica DNA window includes the following coding sequences:
- the sixA gene encoding phosphohistidine phosphatase SixA — MKIYLLRHAEAAEGTPDAERPLTRKGILQSKAMGQFLAARGVKFDAAFTSPLVRAVETAELVLEEMQGKKKGVKLQKTEHLLNECSTREFEAWLKELAGFNKVLMVGHNPSLSLHLARLLHTHSPVAVTLPKGALAVVRLEGGQAVLKLFLTPKQTGLMEE; from the coding sequence ATGAAAATTTACCTCTTGCGCCATGCGGAAGCAGCGGAAGGCACGCCGGATGCGGAGCGGCCATTGACGCGGAAAGGCATTTTGCAAAGCAAGGCGATGGGCCAGTTTCTGGCGGCTCGCGGAGTGAAGTTTGACGCCGCGTTTACCAGTCCGCTGGTGCGCGCCGTGGAGACGGCCGAGCTGGTGCTGGAGGAAATGCAGGGAAAGAAAAAAGGGGTGAAGTTGCAGAAAACGGAACATTTGCTGAACGAGTGCAGCACGCGCGAGTTTGAGGCGTGGCTGAAGGAGCTGGCCGGGTTCAACAAAGTGCTCATGGTGGGGCACAATCCTTCGCTGTCCTTGCACCTGGCGCGCCTGTTGCACACGCATTCTCCAGTGGCGGTGACCCTGCCCAAGGGGGCGTTGGCAGTGGTCCGGCTTGAGGGCGGGCAGGCGGTGCTCAAGCTGTTCCTTACGCCCAAGCAGACGGGATTGATGGAGGAATAG